One Campylobacter sputorum subsp. sputorum DNA segment encodes these proteins:
- the nhaA gene encoding Na+/H+ antiporter NhaA: MNLNIIKKIINNEATGGILIIIATILALIFQNTILSSFYSDFLRLKSGIVMGDYKIIKPIILWVNDGLMAIFFFYIGLEVKREILVGELSTPSKVALPVIGGIGGVIIPAMIFILLNLGDSFALKGWAIPIVSDTAFAIGILLLLKSKFPPALKTFLLLLAIIDDVIAVVIIALFYTSELSTLALVLATITTCFLAYFNFKKTNSPLPYVMLGLLLWLFFLESGVHSTVAGVITAFFIPLQTKNKTMLLNKIEHTLHPWVTFFIMPIFAFVNAGIALNLEAFKSLLHPVPIGIIIGLLVGKPLGIFAFSYAAIKFKITNLPKDTNYGQFFGLCVLTAIGASMSLFISSIAYEHSDIYNYADKLAILIASFIAAIAGYLIIKANATKEMYN; encoded by the coding sequence TTGAACTTAAATATCATAAAAAAAATTATCAATAACGAAGCAACTGGCGGCATTTTGATAATAATAGCTACAATTTTAGCTCTAATTTTTCAAAATACAATTTTATCAAGTTTTTATAGTGATTTTTTAAGATTAAAATCTGGCATAGTAATGGGTGATTATAAGATAATAAAACCTATAATTTTATGGGTAAATGATGGCTTGATGGCGATTTTTTTCTTCTATATTGGGCTTGAAGTTAAAAGAGAAATTTTAGTTGGAGAACTTAGCACTCCATCAAAAGTTGCACTTCCAGTAATTGGCGGAATCGGTGGCGTTATAATTCCTGCTATGATATTTATTTTACTAAATTTAGGCGATAGTTTTGCCTTAAAAGGCTGGGCGATACCAATAGTTAGCGACACGGCATTTGCTATAGGTATTTTGCTACTTTTAAAATCGAAATTTCCACCAGCATTAAAGACTTTTTTACTACTTCTTGCTATTATAGATGATGTTATTGCTGTTGTAATAATTGCACTTTTTTACACCTCAGAGCTTTCTACTTTGGCACTTGTACTAGCAACTATAACCACTTGTTTTCTTGCATATTTTAACTTTAAAAAAACAAATTCGCCACTTCCTTATGTCATGCTTGGGTTATTATTATGGTTATTTTTCCTAGAATCAGGTGTTCACTCTACAGTAGCTGGCGTAATTACAGCTTTTTTTATACCGCTACAAACCAAAAATAAAACCATGCTTTTAAATAAAATAGAACACACATTGCATCCTTGGGTTACATTTTTTATCATGCCTATATTTGCATTTGTAAATGCTGGAATTGCACTAAATTTAGAAGCATTCAAATCACTTTTACACCCTGTTCCAATAGGCATAATAATTGGTCTTTTAGTAGGAAAACCTCTTGGAATTTTTGCATTTAGTTACGCGGCTATAAAATTTAAAATAACAAATTTACCAAAAGATACAAATTATGGTCAGTTTTTTGGACTTTGTGTATTAACAGCAATTGGTGCAAGTATGAGTCTTTTTATCTCATCAATCGCCTACGAACACAGCGATATATACAATTATGCAGATAAATTAGCCATATTAATAGCATCGTTTATAGCAGCTATTGCCGGTTACTTGATAATAAAAGCAAATGCTACAAAAGAGATGTATAATTGA
- a CDS encoding DMT family transporter gives MQNLYISGVFYAFFGGIFWGFSGACGQYLFMYKNIDPVWLTGVRLLGAGICLFVLMIIKQKRGIFKIFTNKSSLFQLMIYSFFGLMLCQYTYYETIKHSNVAIATILQYTAPAMIMILACLWYKKLPNIKEFFALICASIGLFLIATHGNLDKLIIDKYPFVIGMISALCVVIYSISPININKKYGTLVTLSWGLLISGVIFFVASNSYKVLQITDIYSFLGVCGVIFFGTILAFSFYMRGVDIIGPTKASMIASIEPISAMIFSYFWFGVKFVLLDYIGVFLILLCTILVSKK, from the coding sequence ATGCAAAATTTATATATTAGTGGTGTTTTTTACGCTTTTTTTGGCGGAATATTTTGGGGATTTTCTGGGGCTTGTGGTCAGTATCTTTTTATGTATAAAAATATAGATCCAGTTTGGCTAACAGGAGTAAGACTGCTTGGTGCTGGAATTTGTCTTTTTGTTTTGATGATAATCAAGCAAAAAAGAGGTATTTTTAAAATTTTTACAAACAAAAGCTCTTTATTTCAACTTATGATTTATTCGTTTTTTGGCTTGATGTTGTGTCAATATACATATTATGAAACCATAAAACATTCAAATGTAGCCATAGCAACCATACTTCAATACACCGCACCTGCAATGATAATGATTTTAGCGTGTTTATGGTATAAAAAACTTCCGAACATAAAAGAATTTTTTGCACTAATTTGTGCCAGTATAGGACTTTTTCTTATCGCTACGCATGGAAATTTAGATAAATTAATAATAGATAAATATCCTTTTGTAATAGGCATGATATCTGCACTTTGTGTTGTTATATATAGCATAAGCCCAATAAATATAAATAAAAAATATGGAACTTTGGTAACGCTTTCTTGGGGATTACTCATTAGTGGGGTTATATTTTTTGTTGCAAGTAATTCATATAAAGTTTTGCAAATAACTGATATTTACAGCTTTTTGGGAGTTTGTGGGGTTATATTTTTTGGAACTATTTTAGCTTTTTCGTTTTATATGAGAGGAGTTGATATAATAGGTCCAACAAAAGCAAGTATGATAGCTTCTATAGAGCCAATTTCAGCTATGATTTTTTCGTATTTTTGGTTTGGTGTAAAGTTTGTTTTACTGGATTACATCGGCGTATTTTTGATACTTTTATGCACTATCTTGGTTTCAAAAAAATAA
- a CDS encoding esterase-like activity of phytase family protein yields MHKQKKATQWKKELVYDVNGIDSEALAISNDGYIYIADEYAPSIFVTDLNGIIKERWVPKGVAKSLDGADYKVVENFPQKLRQRQLNRGFEAVSLSKDDKFVYTILQSPFEGEIDTKIVPFYAIDRSSGEVLQTLNYPLDDIDSFKLDSKKKKRKQNDVKVSEMATLPNGDLAVLERVSKTTKFYKINPKNVQNNTLKKELIFSTDDYKGFPSKIESIAVINENEWILINDNDFGITGDKTKIIKVKF; encoded by the coding sequence ATCCACAAACAGAAAAAAGCTACTCAATGGAAAAAAGAGCTAGTTTATGATGTAAATGGCATCGATAGCGAAGCTTTAGCTATCTCTAATGATGGATATATTTATATAGCAGATGAGTATGCTCCAAGTATTTTTGTTACTGATTTAAATGGTATCATTAAAGAAAGATGGGTTCCAAAAGGCGTTGCTAAAAGTTTAGATGGAGCTGATTATAAAGTAGTAGAAAACTTTCCACAAAAACTTAGACAAAGACAGCTAAATAGGGGCTTTGAGGCTGTTTCTTTGAGCAAAGATGATAAATTTGTTTATACTATTTTACAAAGTCCATTTGAGGGCGAGATTGATACAAAAATAGTTCCATTTTATGCCATAGATAGAAGTAGTGGCGAAGTTTTGCAAACTTTAAACTACCCACTTGATGATATTGATAGCTTTAAACTTGATAGCAAAAAGAAAAAAAGAAAGCAAAACGATGTAAAAGTAAGCGAAATGGCTACTTTGCCAAATGGCGATTTGGCGGTATTAGAACGAGTTAGTAAAACAACTAAATTTTATAAAATAAATCCTAAAAATGTGCAAAACAACACTCTTAAAAAAGAGCTTATTTTTAGCACAGATGATTATAAAGGTTTTCCAAGCAAGATTGAAAGCATAGCTGTGATTAATGAAAATGAGTGGATTTTGATAAATGATAACGATTTTGGGATTACAGGCGATAAAACAAAAATCATAAAAGTTAAATTTTAA
- the gdhA gene encoding NADP-specific glutamate dehydrogenase yields MGSTEYINRVLKNIKKISPRQPIFYQAATEVLNNLKPLFDRESKYQKHAILERIIMPEKTTIFRTVYINDAGKACVHFGYRVEFNSAIGPYKGGLRFHPTVNLDVLKFLGFEQIFKNSLTGLNIGGAKGGANFDPKGKSDGEIMRFCQSFMNELAKLIGDVKDVPAGDIGVGGREIGYMYGQYKKLTSRFDGALTGKGLSWGGSLARTEATGYGCVYFADEMLKTKKQELKGKKCVVSGAGNVAIYTVEKLYQYGALPLTVSDSTGYVYDKDGIDLDLLKKLKEVDRVSLKEYVKEKKQAKFVPVSDYKTGRNGVWDIPCYAAFPSATQNELNLEDAKTLYNNGCRLVCEGANMPSNLEAIEFFLSKKDFCFGPGKAANAGGVATSALEMAQNASMSSWSFEEVDNKLKNIMKHIFDISYETSKEFNDAGNIVLGANIAGFRKVADAMIDQGYV; encoded by the coding sequence ATGGGATCTACAGAATATATTAATAGAGTGTTAAAAAACATTAAAAAAATTTCACCTCGCCAACCAATATTTTATCAAGCCGCAACTGAGGTTTTAAACAACCTTAAACCGCTTTTTGATCGCGAAAGCAAGTATCAAAAGCACGCCATTTTAGAGCGTATTATAATGCCTGAAAAAACCACTATTTTTAGAACCGTTTATATAAATGATGCTGGAAAAGCCTGCGTTCATTTTGGATATAGAGTCGAGTTTAACTCAGCCATAGGACCATATAAAGGTGGGCTTAGATTTCATCCTACTGTAAATTTAGATGTTTTAAAATTTCTAGGATTTGAGCAGATTTTTAAAAACTCACTAACTGGCTTAAATATAGGTGGTGCAAAAGGTGGTGCAAACTTTGATCCTAAGGGCAAAAGTGATGGGGAAATTATGAGATTTTGCCAATCTTTTATGAATGAACTTGCAAAGCTAATAGGTGATGTCAAAGATGTTCCAGCTGGAGATATAGGCGTTGGTGGGCGAGAAATAGGCTATATGTATGGTCAATACAAAAAACTAACAAGCAGATTTGATGGCGCATTAACAGGCAAGGGACTTAGCTGGGGAGGAAGCTTAGCAAGAACAGAAGCTACTGGATATGGCTGTGTATATTTTGCAGATGAAATGCTAAAAACAAAAAAACAAGAACTAAAAGGCAAAAAATGCGTAGTAAGTGGTGCTGGAAATGTCGCTATTTACACGGTTGAAAAACTATATCAATATGGTGCATTACCTCTAACGGTAAGCGATTCTACTGGATATGTATATGATAAAGATGGCATAGATTTAGATTTGCTTAAAAAATTAAAAGAAGTTGATAGAGTTAGTTTAAAAGAGTATGTAAAAGAGAAAAAACAAGCGAAATTTGTCCCTGTTTCGGATTATAAAACAGGTAGAAATGGAGTTTGGGATATACCTTGTTATGCTGCATTTCCAAGTGCAACACAAAATGAGTTAAATTTAGAAGATGCAAAAACTCTTTATAATAACGGATGTCGTTTAGTATGCGAGGGAGCAAATATGCCTAGCAATCTAGAAGCTATAGAGTTTTTCCTAAGTAAAAAAGACTTTTGTTTTGGTCCGGGTAAAGCAGCAAATGCTGGTGGTGTCGCCACAAGTGCTCTTGAAATGGCTCAAAATGCTAGTATGTCAAGCTGGAGCTTTGAAGAAGTTGATAACAAACTAAAAAATATCATGAAACACATATTTGATATCAGTTACGAAACATCAAAAGAGTTTAACGATGCTGGAAATATAGTTCTTGGAGCAAATATAGCTGGATTTAGAAAAGTTGCAGATGCAATGATTGACCAAGGTTATGTGTAA
- a CDS encoding MqnA/MqnD/SBP family protein has product MIFGKIDYLNLLPFHVFLKRSNLQNSFKKSIEFKKDVPSKLNRALYRKKIDSAVISSIESRRKKYKKLDMGIVAKKQVISVLVRKNSNFLLDPASMTSNMLSKVLGLKGEVIIGDNALKAYLKDGKESFYDMGEIWNKRMNLPFVFARFCYTKNGKLYKNLVKKFLSQKIKIPQYILKNYSKSRAISPNDIKWYLNYITYKINKKEKMALKIFLQKARMMNFNPNQNVK; this is encoded by the coding sequence ATGATTTTTGGAAAAATTGATTATCTAAATTTACTACCTTTTCATGTATTTTTAAAACGCTCAAATTTACAAAATTCCTTTAAAAAAAGCATTGAATTTAAAAAAGATGTTCCAAGCAAACTAAACAGAGCTCTTTATAGAAAAAAGATTGATTCTGCGGTTATTTCAAGCATAGAAAGTAGAAGAAAAAAATACAAAAAACTAGATATGGGAATCGTTGCTAAAAAACAAGTTATAAGTGTTTTAGTGCGTAAAAACTCAAACTTTTTACTAGATCCTGCCTCAATGACATCAAATATGTTAAGCAAAGTTTTAGGTTTAAAAGGCGAAGTTATCATAGGTGATAATGCCCTAAAAGCTTATCTAAAAGATGGAAAAGAAAGCTTTTATGATATGGGCGAAATTTGGAATAAAAGAATGAATTTACCATTTGTATTTGCTAGATTTTGCTATACCAAAAATGGAAAGTTGTATAAAAATTTAGTTAAAAAATTCCTATCACAAAAGATAAAAATCCCTCAATACATACTGAAAAATTACTCCAAAAGCAGAGCGATTTCGCCAAATGATATAAAATGGTATTTAAATTACATAACATATAAAATAAATAAAAAAGAAAAAATGGCATTAAAGATATTTTTACAAAAAGCAAGAATGATGAATTTTAATCCAAATCAAAATGTAAAATAA
- the thyX gene encoding FAD-dependent thymidylate synthase: protein MNVKLLNFTPLWVCSNAIRTCWQSFDKGDNGGDKDKELIDRVGNKFKHASTLEHLHYNFYIKGISRACLQELARHRMASLSVKSTRYTLKELKNESEFKENDFQNASRYIVLTGNEMVDKASIKALENMRLLLGQNISLDIAKFALPECYKTELSWSVNARSLQNFISLRSSKSALWEIRNLANALFDAIPDEHKFIFEDCIYKEDKK from the coding sequence ATGAATGTTAAACTTTTAAATTTTACACCTCTTTGGGTGTGTTCAAACGCCATAAGGACTTGTTGGCAAAGCTTTGATAAGGGAGATAATGGTGGCGATAAAGATAAAGAGCTTATAGATAGAGTTGGTAATAAATTTAAACACGCATCAACGCTTGAACATTTGCATTATAATTTTTACATAAAAGGAATTTCAAGGGCTTGCTTACAAGAGCTTGCACGCCATAGAATGGCAAGTCTTAGCGTAAAATCCACTCGCTATACGCTAAAAGAGTTAAAAAATGAGAGCGAATTTAAAGAAAATGACTTCCAAAATGCCAGTAGATATATAGTTTTAACTGGAAATGAGATGGTTGATAAAGCTAGTATAAAAGCTTTAGAAAATATGCGTTTGCTGCTTGGGCAAAATATTAGCTTAGATATAGCTAAATTTGCACTTCCAGAATGCTATAAAACTGAGCTTAGTTGGAGTGTAAATGCTAGAAGTTTGCAAAACTTTATCTCACTTAGAAGTTCAAAATCAGCTCTTTGGGAGATTAGAAATTTAGCAAATGCCTTGTTTGATGCAATTCCTGATGAACATAAGTTTATTTTTGAAGATTGTATTTACAAAGAAGATAAAAAATAG
- the ilvD gene encoding dihydroxy-acid dehydratase, protein MRSDEIKKGYTKVPHRSLLRATGLKDDDFNKPFIGIANSFIEIIPGHFFLNKYSQIIKDEIRKNGCVPFEFNTIGVDDGIAMGHDGMLYSLPSREIIANSIETVMNAHKLDAMICVPNCDKIVPGMIMGALRVNVPTIFVSGGPMKAGRDSKGNALDLNSAFEGVGAYETNKISKDELYEIECQACPSGGSCSGMFTANSMNTLCEAMGIALSGNGTILALSKEREELIRKAARRICEIATDERFKIRNILNKKAIKNAMVIDMAMGGSSNTILHMLAISREAGCGLDIKDINEISKNTQHIAKVAPSLPSVHMEDVHSAGGMNAIMKEISMQNNPFLDLNNLTISGETLQERIKDAKILDDNIIRNAKNAYSKVGGLAILFGNLANEGCVIKTAGIIGERKFSGKAVCFNSQDEAINGISSGKIKKGDVVVIRYEGPKGGPGMQEMLSPTSLIVGRGLGADVALITDGRFSGATRGLCIGHVSPEAAEGGMIGLLRDGDIIQIDVDNYSINVNLSDEELEKRKNEWKYEGKEVKSRWLRQYQKLVTNASNGAILEA, encoded by the coding sequence ATGAGAAGTGATGAGATAAAAAAGGGTTATACTAAAGTTCCACATAGAAGTTTATTAAGGGCAACTGGGTTAAAAGATGATGATTTTAACAAGCCGTTTATAGGTATCGCAAATAGTTTTATAGAGATAATTCCGGGACATTTTTTTTTAAACAAATATTCCCAGATTATAAAAGATGAGATTCGTAAAAATGGTTGCGTGCCTTTTGAGTTTAACACAATTGGCGTTGATGATGGTATAGCTATGGGGCATGATGGTATGCTTTACTCACTTCCAAGCCGTGAAATCATAGCAAATTCCATAGAAACAGTTATGAATGCTCACAAGCTTGATGCAATGATATGCGTTCCAAATTGCGATAAAATAGTCCCTGGAATGATAATGGGTGCTTTAAGAGTAAATGTGCCAACTATTTTTGTAAGCGGTGGACCAATGAAAGCAGGGCGTGATAGTAAAGGCAATGCCCTTGATTTAAACTCAGCTTTTGAAGGTGTTGGTGCTTATGAGACAAATAAAATAAGCAAAGATGAACTTTATGAGATAGAATGTCAAGCTTGCCCAAGTGGCGGGAGCTGTAGCGGTATGTTTACGGCAAATTCAATGAATACGCTTTGTGAGGCTATGGGTATAGCTCTTAGTGGCAATGGAACCATACTTGCACTTAGCAAAGAGCGTGAAGAGCTTATAAGAAAAGCAGCTAGGAGAATTTGCGAGATTGCAACAGATGAGAGATTTAAAATACGAAATATTTTAAACAAAAAAGCTATAAAAAATGCGATGGTTATAGATATGGCAATGGGCGGAAGCTCAAATACCATACTTCATATGCTTGCCATTTCAAGAGAGGCTGGGTGTGGGCTTGATATAAAAGATATAAACGAGATTAGTAAAAATACACAACACATTGCCAAAGTTGCACCAAGTTTGCCAAGTGTGCATATGGAAGATGTCCATAGTGCTGGTGGAATGAATGCTATTATGAAGGAAATTTCTATGCAAAATAATCCTTTTTTAGATTTAAATAATCTAACCATAAGCGGAGAAACATTGCAAGAACGCATAAAAGATGCGAAAATTTTAGATGATAATATTATACGAAATGCCAAAAATGCTTACTCTAAAGTTGGAGGACTCGCTATTTTATTTGGAAATTTAGCTAATGAGGGCTGTGTTATAAAAACAGCAGGCATTATAGGAGAGCGTAAATTTAGCGGAAAAGCTGTTTGTTTTAATTCCCAAGATGAAGCGATTAATGGCATTAGTAGCGGTAAAATCAAAAAAGGCGATGTTGTTGTTATTCGTTATGAGGGACCAAAAGGTGGACCTGGAATGCAAGAAATGTTAAGCCCGACAAGCCTTATAGTGGGAAGAGGGCTTGGTGCTGATGTAGCGCTTATAACAGATGGTAGATTTAGCGGTGCTACGCGTGGGCTTTGCATAGGGCATGTTAGCCCAGAAGCAGCTGAGGGTGGCATGATAGGACTTTTAAGAGATGGTGATATAATACAAATAGATGTTGATAACTACTCTATAAATGTAAATTTAAGCGATGAAGAGCTAGAAAAACGCAAAAATGAGTGGAAATATGAGGGCAAAGAGGTTAAAAGCAGATGGTTAAGACAATACCAAAAGTTAGTAACAAATGCTAGTAATGGAGCTATTTTGGAAGCTTAA